The genomic interval ACTTCAAACACAGGCAGGTTGAAACGCCCATTCAACTGGCGTGCAAATTTTTTGGCCTTGGCTGTGTTCTCGTGCGCGGCACCGTCTGGGTGATACGGCACGCCCACCACCAGTGCGTCGGGCTGCCACTCGGCAATGCGTTGGGCGATGAGGGCCCAACGGGCGTCGCCTTCGGCATTGACCGTGGCTTGCGGTTGCGCTTCGCGCAGCATGCGGCTGCCATAGGCCACGCCGGTGCGTTTGACGCCAAAGTCAAACGCTAAGAAAGATTGAAAGTGCGATGGCACAACAGGCTTGGCCGCAGAGACCAACGGTGCGCCCGCTTGCACTGTCGTATCGCGGGCCGCGTTCACGTTCACAGCTTCGCTCATGAATGCCCCACTTCGCTAGAGAGCATCCATGACTCCAGGCCCAACAGCTTCATAGCCCGCTCATAGCGCTGCTCCACCGGCGTG from Limnohabitans curvus carries:
- the ruvX gene encoding Holliday junction resolvase RuvX, which encodes MSEAVNVNAARDTTVQAGAPLVSAAKPVVPSHFQSFLAFDFGVKRTGVAYGSRMLREAQPQATVNAEGDARWALIAQRIAEWQPDALVVGVPYHPDGAAHENTAKAKKFARQLNGRFNLPVFEVDERYSTTEAKAQGAKDADAASACIILNQFFRENL